The stretch of DNA GCTGCTCGGAGACCGCGTGGTAGCCCACGCCCAGCACGTCCAGTTCCACGCCTTGGGTCACCAGCGCGATCTCGGCGGCCATGTGCAGCGGTATCTCCGGTGTGGTGTGCAGGGCGATGCCGGTCCAGACCCGGTCGGCCCGCTCGTCGGCGATGCCGTGCGCCCGCAGGAAACGGTGCGCCTGGTCGGCGCCGTCGATCTCGAAGCGCTGGTCGGTGCGCCGGAACCGCTCGGTCAGCCCGAGGTCGTGGAACATCGCCCCGACGTAGAGCAGCTCCGGGTCGTAGCCCAGGCCCTGCTGCTCGCCGCGCAGCGATCCCCACAGGAACACGCGCCGGGAGTGGTCGAACAGCAGCGGCGCAGCGGACTCGCGCACCAGCTCGGTCGCTTCCCGCGCCAAGTCGCTG from Saccharopolyspora sp. SCSIO 74807 encodes:
- a CDS encoding HD domain-containing protein, whose protein sequence is MSETIAGVQIPDSDLAREATELVRESAAPLLFDHSRRVFLWGSLRGEQQGLGYDPELLYVGAMFHDLGLTERFRRTDQRFEIDGADQAHRFLRAHGIADERADRVWTGIALHTTPEIPLHMAAEIALVTQGVELDVLGVGYHAVSEQQREAVVAAHPRPDFKNRILAAFTEGIKDRPDTTFGNVKADVLEHCLPGFERGDFVEVIKGSDWPE